ATATTCCAATTCAATCACAAAATGTCGAAGAGGCAAAAAAATTATTAAGCTTGGTTCCTGAAGATCTCTGGAAAGACAAAGTATTTCAAGTTCCAACATATTGGGAAGATGTCTCAGATATTAATTCTCTTGAATATATTAAAGAAATACAGCAACAATTAAAAGAAATTGGTATAGAAACAGAGTTTTTAAACACCGACATAAATTATGATAAATTTGCTGATAATGACAAAAATGTCTTCTTCTTTACAGGATTTGGATATCCGCATGAAGACCCACATAGAAATTTTGGGCATTTTAGCGAAGGTTCATTTTTTAAACACGAACATCCTGTTGATCCTGTTTATGAAAAACTGTTTTCTTTATCTTTAAAGCATGCTTCAGAAAACCCTGAATACACCAAACAACTTAGCCAATATTTTACAGAAAAAAATATCATGACAATTATTATGTTTCAACGTATGGTATTGTCATACGATTCTAGACGAGTACTAAGTTTAGGAAATCAAACAAATGGTATTCGCTTAGCAATATGGGAAATACAAATGCGCGATCATTTATTAAATATATAAAAAATGGAATGATTCCAAATCTTCCCAACTATTTTAAACATATAAACTTATTACTTAAACATCCTCTAATACTTATAAATTTGAGGATGTTTTGCTAAAATAGCCCATAAACTTGATGATGAAAAGCAACCTAAAAGGAAATAAAAAATAAAAAACAATTTATTTATAAGAAAAATTCATTTAGTATACTGGATAATATTATCAGTTTTAATATCTATTACAGTTTTAATTATTGATATTATTATTATAACTCTTCAATTAAAAGATTATTATTTATCAACTTACGGTTATACAGAATACCTAATGCAGAATAATAATTCTCTAGATGCCTATAGAAGATTAATCGAAGTGTCTTCTTCAATTAATCTTTATGAAAGTGCTGAAAAAAATAATTTTTTTGCTGCAGAAATTTGGGAATGTGACGATTGCACACTTACACAATATCCAATTTGGCAAACCAATGCATCATCAATTTCAGAAATAAAAAAAACCGTATTTTTAAAAAATTTTTTAAAAAATTTTAGCTCAGTTTTTATTTTTAACGACTGGTTGATTGTTGGCGTTTCTTTTCCTATATATTCTTATAAAATCATAAATGATCAAGTTTTTCAAAAAAAAACCTATACACTAATTTTCTATAAAAAGGCTCTTGACTTTAAAATATTTAATAATCATACAACTTTTTTTCAAGTTTTTACAATAATTATTATCTTAATATTTATATTTACGACATTTATTGTATTACCTCCAATTTCATTTTTAAAGTTAAAAATTGAAAAAAATACTGCAAAAAATATTGAATCAAAAACTCTAGAAAATATCAAAAATATGATAGAACATGAGCTAATAAATCAAGAAAACGTTTTAAAATACCCATTAGACCTAAAATCTTCGATTAATGCAGCAATTCATCATAATAACGTTGCACAAATAATTTTAAGAAAGGTAAGAATTGAAAACATCAACCCAATTGAAGTACTTGAAGAAGTTTGGAAAAACATTGGCAACACCAAGATTGTGTTAACAGGCTTTATAAATATAAATTATAAATTAAAATTTGATAGAAGTACCCTTTACATAGCTTTTAATACTATACTTAAAAATGCAGTACATGAATCTATCCATGCCACACAAATTCATGTGAAAATATCACAAAATTTATACCAAAAATTAAAAAATATTGTGATTATAGAAATTTCAAATAATGGTCATATCATCCCAAAAATAATTAGAAATAAGATTTTTTCTGGATTTTCAAACAAACGAGATGGACATGGAATTGGTTTAAAAAATTTAAAACAAATTTTAAAAAAAACAGGAAGTAACCTAAAATTAAATAAAAAAGATAAAACATGTTTTTCATTTGCAGTTAAAACAGCAGATGAAGTTTTTAAAATTTCACAAGAATTCACTTTTATAAATTCTGAAAAAGACTGTATTATTGAAACTCCTATTTCTTTAGATAACAATAAACCACTAGTAGTTATAATTGAGGATAATGAACTTATTTGGAATGGCTGGAAAACAAAAATGCACGATGCAAATATTTTATTTTTTAGAAATCCAGATGAATTTTTTTTCTACTTGGACGAAGAAAAAATTCATGAAAGAACTATCCTTTCTAGTATTAAAGCAATAATTAGTGACTTTGATTTTGGTAACGGTATTAATTTTATTAATTCTAATTTAATTGGAGGAATAGAAAATGAGGAAGAAAATTTTAATGGTTATTTTATTTTATGCACAGGATTTAATGAAAAAATTAAAAAAGAAATACCAAACTGGATGCTTGAAAAAATAGACCTTTTCTTTCAAAAAAGACCACTAGAGTATCAAGAGATAAAAACTATGATTAAACAAAGTAAATCTACTAAAAATTATCAATTAAATTTTTAGTTCTATTAAAATTCTCATCTGTAAAACATTTTTTATAAATCATTTGTCTAGCAACAAATGAAAATCCATGAATTGGTATTTTCATTTTTCTTATTAATACCAGCAATCTAACCAGCTCTCTTCTAGATTCAACAGATAATTCTTTATCAATTAAATTAATTTCTTTCAAAAATGCTGAAGCAGAATTATCTAAATTTAAATCTTGTTGATGTAAATTAAAAAAGAGGAAAATTATTTCTGGATAAGTCATATTAAAAAAACATCCCAACCGATTAACAACATTATAGTCATCTAAAATTTTAATAGGATTTTCATAGATGCGATGTAATGTTTTTAAACTTATCCCTAATATATTTGCCATTTTATCTCTAATTTCAACAGGAAATGAAAGAAAATATTCTAAATGCTGACTGTCTTCTTTTAAATGTTTAATTTTGACTTGACAATCACTGTCAGTTGATAAAATTAAAAGCATTTTATTCATTTTATGGGCAATATTATTTGCAACAAAAACTTCCATTTTAAATCACTTTATTTTATTTTAGAACTATTAGGGAGGTAACTATCATTATTTTGACAAGAACCTTCTAATATAACTTTGTTAATTTTTAAATCGACTCCGTAAACAAACGATCTACTACAAAAAATACTGAGTGTATTATTATTTTCAAAAGCAAAATTTTGATTATAAGTAATTATTCTTTCATTTCCAACAGATTTTTCAATATCTGGTATACCAAATTTGGGATGTCGCAAAACTTCAGATATGGGCAATCCTACCCATGCTAATAAATTTTCGCCTTTTTCAAAATTACGAACCGATCCACAACCATAAGTAAACAAACATATTAAAGATAAAATTATTGAAATTTTCATATAAATCCCTAAAAAAATACTCTTTTGTAATTTACCAAAAATCACTTTTTGTATGATGAAAATAATATTCATCAATTCTTCTTTTTGTAGCATGAGAAATATCATTTGGTAAATCATTAATATTAAACCACTTCAAATCTTTAACTTCGGAGCATTTACTTAAAACAAGTTCATAATTTTTAATTACATACAAAATAACAATGTCATCGACACGATGAATTTGATGAAAATAATTATCAAATACAATAGGTTGTTCTTTAACTAACACACCAACTTCTTCAAAAACCTCTCTAATAATAGCCTGCCTTGGGGATTCTCCTTTATCAACAGCTCCTCCAGGAAAATGCCATCCAGGATAATATGTGTGTTTAATTAATAATACCTGATCATTATTAACAATTATTGCACGTACACCAAACGTTCTAATATTAAAAAATAATTGATATATCTTTTTAATATAATTAAAAACAAAAAAAAATAAATTCTTCATTTCAAAAAATTCTCATTTCAATCCTGTTAAGAATTAATTTTAATATTTTTATATCTAAATAACAACAAAGCATAAGCAATTAAAGGAACAACAATTGCCAAGAAAAAACCCTTTGCACCGAAAAAATGCATCCCAACTCCAACCACAGGTGGGCCAACTAAAGATCCAAAGCCAAACATTGCAACAACAGCAGAATTTGCGCCAGCAAGACTTTTACCTCTAAATTGTTTTCCAGCTATTATTAAAGCAAGTGTATAAAAGCCAGAAATACAAGCCCCCCAAAAAAATAAAATTCCGTACAAAAAATACGAATCTTGAATTAATAATTTAATACCTATAGCACCAAAAACACCTACAATTAAACATAAAATTAATGCTCTTTGTTCTCCAAATTTATCCGAAATAGCACCAATAAAATATTGTAAACAAGCTTGACCTAATCCTACAAAAATTAATAAAGAAACTGAAATTTTTTCTGTTAAACCGTTATTTACTGCAAATATTGGCAAAAGATTAAATGCACTTGTTTCTAAATAGCCGTATACAAATGCTGCTCCCATTGCAACAGGAGAAGTAAGAATGATTGGTAAAAAAGGAGTCTCTTCTTCTTTTTTAACATTAGGAATTTTTTCTTTGGCTAATAACAGAGGAAAAAATACAAACAATAGAACTATAGTAAATATAACAAATGGATAAATTCCTTGAGTGCCAGTGACTGTAAGTATACCAGATCCAATAAAATAACCAATACTTAAAAATGAAGAAAAAACACCCATGATTTTTCCACGATTTTTATTACTTGCAAGCTCTGCAATCCAGGTTTCACTTGCTACAAATATACTATCTAAGCAAGCACCAAAAATAAATCTTAATATAAACCATATAATAAGACTCTGAAAAAAATAAAATCCCCAAAAAGAACCAATTGCAACAATTGCAGAGCAAAGAATTAAAAATTTAATACCAAATCGTTCCATTGATTTTACAAATAACGGTGCCATAAGCATGGCTGCTAATGCCGGCATAGCGGTATTTAATCCAATAATATACGAAGAGTATCCTAATTTTTGCATTATAAACGCTAATAAAGGTAAAGATAATCCAAAACCAATTCCTGTTATTGCAACGCAAAGCAAAGCCAAAATAATACTTTTATAGTTATTATTAATTTTTTTTATATTTTTCAAAACTTAACTCATTTCTTTAATTTAACAAACACTAATGATAATAATGTTTATCATTTATTAAATCGAAGATAACGCTATTTTAAAATTTATTTTAAGTCAATTTAATATAAATTTTTAAAAAAAATTTTATTATAATTAATTTTTAAAATTATTTTGGCTATTTTCTGGTAATATCTTTTGCGAATTTGGAGCAGAAGACAAATTATCCTGAGTTCCGTTAGGTTGTACTTTGGCAGCTGGTGATCTTATTGTCTGATCCTGAGCAGAAGCAGAAGGACTAAATTCTTTAGAAAAAATAGGCTGAGCATTGTCTGTCGGTTGGTTAATAAGTTTACCAGTTTCTTTTGAATAAACACCACTAGGAATAGGCGAGTCTTTAATTTGCGCTTTAGGAAATTTAGGCAATTCACTTGGCATTAAAGGGTGGAAGCTTTGCTCCGTACCTACTTCATACTGAGGAGCTTCAATATAAATATTACCATTGTTATCTATATGAATATTGACATTTTCTAATTCTTGGTTTCTTACCGAAGTGATATTGACCCCATTTAAATAAATAATACGCCCTGCCATAATTGTAGAATCATACGGAAATTTTTTAGGTGTTGCGGGAATAGGAGTGACACTAGAGCCAACAGGTCTTTGAATATTGATATTCGGTGAAACCATGAGCTCTACATTTTTTGCCGGCAATGGTATTGGAGCATTTCCTAATCTTTGCAGTCCGTTTCCTTGTAAGGGCTGAGTTTGTACTTGAATTTCAGGATTCGACTCTTGAGCAAAAATAAAAAAATGCGGCACTATAAAAATACCAAAATATACAGATTTTAAACAATTAGAGTAATACATAAAGTTTGCACCTATTAATTATTACTTTATTATAATTAAAATTTAACTAAGTCTAACTGTAAATTTTGCAGTATTGAACCCACTACTGGAGCAAAAAGGTAACCACTTTTGTGCGCCCCTGCACAAACAAAAATATTTAAATTTTGATCATTTGAATAAATTTTTTCCACCACCAATTCTTCATGACCATACCCTACTCTATAACCTTGCATTTTATTTATTATTGAATCATTCTTTAACACAGGAGAATTTGAGATTGATACTTTTGATAAATTTAAAATTTCTTCATTTTTATTTTTTAAAAATTCTTCATCAACAAAATTAATATCATTAATTTTTATACTTGAAGAAGATAAATAATGACAATTAGAATTTCCACTAAAAGTAACTTTATTCTTTAAATTTTCTGAAACAATCTCTTGAAGAACAAAATCGTTATTAAAATTTTCAAAAATATTTTGTCCAAAAAAGGTAGTGCCAAAAGTTAATCTTTCTTTCTGCTGCATTTTTTTTGGTAATTGAAATCCTAAGTTTGTTAAAAGAGATTTTGTCCAAGCTCCAGTACAAAAAATTATAGTATTTTTTGTACCATGAGTAAGTATTTTATTAATAGTTGAATAATCAAACTTATCTTTAATAAAATTAACTCCTCGTAAAATTAACACTTTATTTAAAATATTTAATAATAATTTGGCATTTACCCAAGATTCGTCTTTATATTGGATTTTATTTTCACCTAACTTGATTATTGATAATTCAGTAATATTTCTTTTAATAAGTTCTTCTGTATTTTGCATTACTCTATTAAAATGTTTGTCGCGGTTTTCAACCGTTGTAAAATAATCTATCCCATATCCACATTTATATACATCTTCTAACTGTATTTTTAGATTTATTTCTTTAATTAAAGATTCTATCCAATTTGAATAAATTTTTTTGCTATTAATTTTATATTGAAAATGCTTATCTCTACCGTATAGCTGACCTTTAGTTGCAAGGTTTGCAGCAGCAGCTTTTGAGCCCGAATATTGATGATCTTCAGATATGATTTGAATATTTTTAAAAGAATTATTTTTAGATAAAAATTCTGCCACTGATAATCCTATTATCCCAGAACCAACAACTGTAATACTTGACATAAAAACTTAGCCATCCTCTGCTATAAGTTATTAATTATCTTTATTTGATTATTAATTTCCAAAATTGTTTTTAAATCCTGGATTATTTTCAAGCACTGCTTTTTTTGAAAGCAACCAATCATAAATATTTTTAGGTATTACTTTAATATTATTATTAGAAAAATCAATTATTTGTAGTTCTGTTAATGAGGTTAAAAATTCAGGTATTTCTTCAATTTTGTTATTGTTTAAATTTAAAGTGTGAAGATTTCTTAAAGATTTTATTTGACTTGGAACTTTATTTAAATAATTATTAGCAATTGAAAGACTTTTTAAATTTACTAATTCTTGAAAACTAGAAGGCAAATCTGTTAAACTATTTTTGTCTAAACCAATCATGATTAAATTTTTAAGTGTACCAATCGACTCAGGAAGTTGACTTATTTTGTTATCATTCAGTAACAATTCATTAAGATTACTTAAATTTTCAATTGAATCAGGAATAGTTTCAATTAAATTACTATCCAATACCAATGCACTAAGATAAGTAAAGTCAGTAATTGGCGAAATATCTTTAATTTGTGAATCAATCAAATAAAGTCGACTAATATTTTGATTATTTTCGGTTATTAATTGCGCAGTTTTTTTGGCCTCACTACTAGAATCAGTGTCACTTTTCCATCTAGAAAATGAATAATTAAATATTAAAGTAAAACTATTATTTGAAATACTACCTTGATCAGTATTTAAAGAAACATGAAAAGTACATGATGTCGCTGTTTTTAGTTGACCAAAAGAATTTGGAAAAATAATATTATTATTTGAGATAGTAAACTCTAAATTTTTACAAAAACTATTTTTTTCATTCTTATCAGGAACAATTACTAATTTATCAAAATCAGAAATTTCTGGACTTAATTTAAAAGGAATGACTGTAAATTTTTGAAGCCCAGAAGTGCTTTCATCAAACACAACAGGGGTCTTCACTGAATTAATATATGTACCATTTTCTCCAATTATATACACAACAGGAGAAAAATAAGTTGAATCCCCATTGGGAAAAATTGGCTTAAAAGACATGGAGTCTATATTAATTTGTAAATCTTCTTGATTACTACAAGACAGGATAGCAAATAAACAAACAAAAGCCCCAAAAAAATCTTTTAATTTAAAATTGTTACATAAAAAACTCATACAAACCTCTTCAAATTTTACCATAATTAATATCAATAAATTAAGGTAAATCCGGATATATCATCAATAAATATTTTTTAAAACAATTTAATTTATTTAGTAAAAAATAATTCTATTTTTTGTTTAATTTAATGAATAATTAATAATTAATTATATATTTTTATAATTAATTATTAATTATTATTATTTTTGCTGATTTATTGAGTATTTTCCAAGGCTTTTAAGGTACATGTAAGCGCTTTTTACTTGATAATCGTCTTTAATTGAAGCTGGCCAAGTACTTGTTTCGGCCTCCAGCTCATTATGCTGGTTCTGTAAAGCAACCGTTTCTTGATCTTTTGCTTCAATATGCCTATCGAGATCAACCTCTCTTCGTGGATGTTTACTATTAGGACCATCCTGAAGTTGCGACACTTTTCCTAGGACATTTTGAGAAATCAATGGGATATCAGGCGTTATCCCCTTTGCCTGGATACTCCTTCCTTTAGGGGTATAGTACCTGGCAATGGTCATCTTTAGCGCACCTCCATTTGGTAAAGGAATAATGTTCTGAACACTGCCCTTACCAAAAGTCTGTGTTCCCATGATAATTGCTCTTTCCCTATCTTGGAGAGCTCCTGCAACAATTTCGCTGGCACTTGCGGTTCCTTCGTTTACCAAAACAATCATTGGAAAATTAGATAATGTATTTCTTTTTATTGCATATTCAACATCTTCTGGTTTGTTTATATCTCTACCAATTGTAGAAACAATAATTCCAGAATCAATAAATAAATTTGTTACCTTTACGGCTTGATCTAGTAAACCACCAGGATTATTTCTTAAATCAAGAATTAATCCTTTAATATTTCCATTGTTTTTAATCTCAAAATTTTTAATAAATTTACCTAACTGTTCTGCCGCATCTTCTTGAAAAATTGTTAACTTTGTATAAGCATAGCCTTTTGAAATTGGAATGATTGATGCACTACTACTTTTAATAATTTCTCTAACAACAGATACTTTTTTCATTTGCGCAGTTTTATTATTTTTATCAGGAGTAAAATATACCAGTTCAATTTCTGACCCCACAGGTCCTCGCATTTTTCCTAAAACTTCTTCAATAGTTTTTGAGTTTACAATTATATTTTCAACAGAATAAAGAATATCTCCAGATTTAATTCCAATTCTTTGTGCAGGAGAATTTTCCATAACCTCAACAATTTCTAGCTTTCCTCCTGCGGGATTAATAACAACTCCAATACCTCCAAATTTTCCACTTGTATCTGTAGAAAAGTCTAAAAATTGTTTTTGCGTTAAATACATTGTATGCGGATCTAAATCAGCGGTCATGCCTTTTAATGCTTTTTCAATTAACGTATCAGAATTAACAATATTTGGATCTACATAATTTGCTTCTAATAAGTTTAAAACTTTAGAAAAAGATTCTAATGCTTGATATTTTTTACTTTCTGCATCATTTTTTTGTTTGGCAGATTTTGCATTTGATAAATCTGGAGGCGTTACGTTACTTGAATAATTCTTTGCATACAAAAAAACCGGTTTACAAAATAAAAAAAATACAATAAATATTTTAACATTTAGCATTGTTGTATCCAAATTAAATATTATAAAAATTTACTTTAATAATTTTAATATACTTAAACTATAAGATAAATGAGCATCTTTTTAACAACTAATTTTTGACTTTTTTAATATGAAAATTTTTGGTATTAAAAGTTACTACAATTAAGACAATTAGGCGGGTGAACCTTCTGTTGCGCCACCTTTTCTATTAGGATAGCTTTTGCGCCCAGAAATCATAGATTTCATAAATTCTCTATTTAAGCGTGCAATATTTTCAAGAGAAATATCTTTAGGACAAGCTCCTGCACAACTTCCCATATTTGTACAACCACCAAAATCTTCAGAGTCCATTTGATATACCATTTTTGCAACACGCTCTGAACGTTCTGCCTGACCCTGAGGCAATAATGACAACTGCGAAACTTTTGCAGAAACAAAAAGCATTGCCGCCCCGTTACGACAAGCCGCTACACATGCGCCACAACCAATACACGTTGCTGCATCAAATGCGAGATCTGCATTTTCTTTGGCAACCGGAATTGCGTTGCCATCAGGTGCGCTACCAGTATTGACAGATATAAAACCACCAGCCTGAATAATTCTGTCAAAAGAGCTCCTATCAACAACAAGATCTTTAATAACAGGAAATGCTTTTGCCCTAAAAGGCTCAATCACAATTGTTTGTCCATCATGATAATGGCGCATATGCAACTGACATGCTGTTGTTGATTTTTGTGAACCATGAGGGTTGCCATCAATAACCATAGAACAAGAACCGCAAATTCCTTCTCTACAGTCATGCTCAAAAGCTACAGGCTCTTCACCTTTTAAAATTAATTTTTGGTTTAAAATATCTAACATCTCTAAAAATGACATATCAGGATTTACGTTTTCAAGGTCGTAATCAACCAACTTTCCAGTCTCATGAGGACTTTTTTGTCGCCATACCTTGAGATGTAAAGTCATAGTTTTGCTGTGCGCTTGTTTACTTTCCATAAGGCTTTTATCCTTTTTTATCACTTATAACTACGTTGCGTTGGGTGACAGTATTCAAATTTTAACTCTTCGACATGTCGTTCTGGTTTTTTATCGTTGCCTTTAAATTCCCAGGCAGCAACATGTGCAAATTTTTCATCATCACGTTTTGCTTCATTATCTGGTGTTTGATGTTCTTCGCGAAAATGCCCGCCGCACGATTCTTCTCGCGCAAGCGCATCCAAACACATCACTTCACCCAGCTCTATAAAATCAGCAATACGTCCAGCTTTTTCAAGTTCTTGATTAAGCTGAACGCCACTTCCAGGAACAGAAATATTTTGCCAAAATTCTTCTTTAATTTTTGGAATTTCTTTAAGTGCTTTTTCAAGCCCTTGTTTATTTCTTGCCATACCACAATAATCCCAAATAACATGACCAAGCTGTCTATGAAATTGATCTGCAGTTTTGTTACCTTTAACATTTATAATTTTATTAATGCGTGTTTGCGCACTGTTCATCGCTTCTTTAAACTCGGCGTGCTCTGTTGTGACTTTTTGAAGCGTTGTACCACCAATATAATTTGTAAGAGTTGTTGGAATAATAAAGTATCCATCTGCCAAGCCTTGCATTAAAGCAGAGGCACCTAAACGATTCGCTCCATGATCCGAAAAGTTTGCCTCTCCTAACACATGCAACCCTGGAATACTTGATTGCAAATTGTAATCAACCCAAAGTCCACCCATTGTATAATGAACTGCAGGGTAAATTCTCATAGGGGTTTTATATGGATTTTCTCCAGTAATTTTTTCATACATTTGAAATAAGTTGCCGTACTTTTCTCTTATTTTGTCTTCGCCCAATCGTTTGATTGAATCTTGAAAATCTAAAAACACCGCAAGTTTAGATGGTCCTACACCATGGCCATGATCACATTCAATTTTTGCTGCACGCGATGCCACATCTCGAGGAACCAAATTACCAAAACTTGGATAACGGCGCTCTAAATAATAATCTCTTTCACTCTCAGGAATTTGTGATGGTAAGCGGATATCTCCTTTATTTTTTGGAACCCAGCACCGTCCATCATTTCTTAATGATTCAGACATTAATGTTAATTTAGATTGATGCTCACCTGACACAGGAATGCATGTGGGGTGAATTTGCGTGTAGCAAGGGTTCGCAAATAATGCGCCTTTTTTATACGCTCTCCAAATTGCAGAGGTATTTGATGCTTTTGCATTTGTTGACAAATAAAATACATTGCCATAGCCACCGGTTGCCAGCACCACAGCATCTGCATGATGCGCCTCTAGTTCACCAGTAATTAAATTACGAACAATAATACCTCGCGCATGACCATCAATCACAACGAGTTCAAGCATTTCACGCCGCGGATACATTTCTACATTTCCATCTGAAACTTGACGCATCATGGCTTGGTAAGCACCAATTAATAACTGTTGTCCAGTTTGTCCTCTGGCATAAAATGTACGAGAAACCTGAGTTCCCCCAAAAGAACGCGTATCAAGAAGTCCACCGTACTCTCTTGCAAACGGAACACCTAAAGCAACACAGTGATCAATAATACGTACAGATGTTTCTGCTAAACGATAAACATTTGATTCA
This region of Spirobacillus cienkowskii genomic DNA includes:
- a CDS encoding S41 family peptidase — its product is MLNVKIFIVFFLFCKPVFLYAKNYSSNVTPPDLSNAKSAKQKNDAESKKYQALESFSKVLNLLEANYVDPNIVNSDTLIEKALKGMTADLDPHTMYLTQKQFLDFSTDTSGKFGGIGVVINPAGGKLEIVEVMENSPAQRIGIKSGDILYSVENIIVNSKTIEEVLGKMRGPVGSEIELVYFTPDKNNKTAQMKKVSVVREIIKSSSASIIPISKGYAYTKLTIFQEDAAEQLGKFIKNFEIKNNGNIKGLILDLRNNPGGLLDQAVKVTNLFIDSGIIVSTIGRDINKPEDVEYAIKRNTLSNFPMIVLVNEGTASASEIVAGALQDRERAIIMGTQTFGKGSVQNIIPLPNGGALKMTIARYYTPKGRSIQAKGITPDIPLISQNVLGKVSQLQDGPNSKHPRREVDLDRHIEAKDQETVALQNQHNELEAETSTWPASIKDDYQVKSAYMYLKSLGKYSINQQK
- a CDS encoding MFS transporter — translated: MKNIKKINNNYKSIILALLCVAITGIGFGLSLPLLAFIMQKLGYSSYIIGLNTAMPALAAMLMAPLFVKSMERFGIKFLILCSAIVAIGSFWGFYFFQSLIIWFILRFIFGACLDSIFVASETWIAELASNKNRGKIMGVFSSFLSIGYFIGSGILTVTGTQGIYPFVIFTIVLLFVFFPLLLAKEKIPNVKKEEETPFLPIILTSPVAMGAAFVYGYLETSAFNLLPIFAVNNGLTEKISVSLLIFVGLGQACLQYFIGAISDKFGEQRALILCLIVGVFGAIGIKLLIQDSYFLYGILFFWGACISGFYTLALIIAGKQFRGKSLAGANSAVVAMFGFGSLVGPPVVGVGMHFFGAKGFFLAIVVPLIAYALLLFRYKNIKINS
- a CDS encoding leucine-rich repeat domain-containing protein; protein product: MSFLCNNFKLKDFFGAFVCLFAILSCSNQEDLQINIDSMSFKPIFPNGDSTYFSPVVYIIGENGTYINSVKTPVVFDESTSGLQKFTVIPFKLSPEISDFDKLVIVPDKNEKNSFCKNLEFTISNNNIIFPNSFGQLKTATSCTFHVSLNTDQGSISNNSFTLIFNYSFSRWKSDTDSSSEAKKTAQLITENNQNISRLYLIDSQIKDISPITDFTYLSALVLDSNLIETIPDSIENLSNLNELLLNDNKISQLPESIGTLKNLIMIGLDKNSLTDLPSSFQELVNLKSLSIANNYLNKVPSQIKSLRNLHTLNLNNNKIEEIPEFLTSLTELQIIDFSNNNIKVIPKNIYDWLLSKKAVLENNPGFKNNFGN
- a CDS encoding NUDIX domain-containing protein encodes the protein MKNLFFFVFNYIKKIYQLFFNIRTFGVRAIIVNNDQVLLIKHTYYPGWHFPGGAVDKGESPRQAIIREVFEEVGVLVKEQPIVFDNYFHQIHRVDDIVILYVIKNYELVLSKCSEVKDLKWFNINDLPNDISHATKRRIDEYYFHHTKSDFW
- a CDS encoding fumarate reductase/succinate dehydrogenase flavoprotein subunit, translating into MTYNFDSKSPSGPIENRWTTHRFSSKLVNPANRRKHSIIIVGTGLAGASAAASLGEMGYHVKSFFIHDSPRRAHSIAAQGGINAAKNYKNDGDSIYRLFYETIKGGDYRARESNVYRLAETSVRIIDHCVALGVPFAREYGGLLDTRSFGGTQVSRTFYARGQTGQQLLIGAYQAMMRQVSDGNVEMYPRREMLELVVIDGHARGIIVRNLITGELEAHHADAVVLATGGYGNVFYLSTNAKASNTSAIWRAYKKGALFANPCYTQIHPTCIPVSGEHQSKLTLMSESLRNDGRCWVPKNKGDIRLPSQIPESERDYYLERRYPSFGNLVPRDVASRAAKIECDHGHGVGPSKLAVFLDFQDSIKRLGEDKIREKYGNLFQMYEKITGENPYKTPMRIYPAVHYTMGGLWVDYNLQSSIPGLHVLGEANFSDHGANRLGASALMQGLADGYFIIPTTLTNYIGGTTLQKVTTEHAEFKEAMNSAQTRINKIINVKGNKTADQFHRQLGHVIWDYCGMARNKQGLEKALKEIPKIKEEFWQNISVPGSGVQLNQELEKAGRIADFIELGEVMCLDALAREESCGGHFREEHQTPDNEAKRDDEKFAHVAAWEFKGNDKKPERHVEELKFEYCHPTQRSYK
- a CDS encoding succinate dehydrogenase/fumarate reductase iron-sulfur subunit — its product is MTLHLKVWRQKSPHETGKLVDYDLENVNPDMSFLEMLDILNQKLILKGEEPVAFEHDCREGICGSCSMVIDGNPHGSQKSTTACQLHMRHYHDGQTIVIEPFRAKAFPVIKDLVVDRSSFDRIIQAGGFISVNTGSAPDGNAIPVAKENADLAFDAATCIGCGACVAACRNGAAMLFVSAKVSQLSLLPQGQAERSERVAKMVYQMDSEDFGGCTNMGSCAGACPKDISLENIARLNREFMKSMISGRKSYPNRKGGATEGSPA
- a CDS encoding ATP-binding protein — protein: MQNNNSLDAYRRLIEVSSSINLYESAEKNNFFAAEIWECDDCTLTQYPIWQTNASSISEIKKTVFLKNFLKNFSSVFIFNDWLIVGVSFPIYSYKIINDQVFQKKTYTLIFYKKALDFKIFNNHTTFFQVFTIIIILIFIFTTFIVLPPISFLKLKIEKNTAKNIESKTLENIKNMIEHELINQENVLKYPLDLKSSINAAIHHNNVAQIILRKVRIENINPIEVLEEVWKNIGNTKIVLTGFININYKLKFDRSTLYIAFNTILKNAVHESIHATQIHVKISQNLYQKLKNIVIIEISNNGHIIPKIIRNKIFSGFSNKRDGHGIGLKNLKQILKKTGSNLKLNKKDKTCFSFAVKTADEVFKISQEFTFINSEKDCIIETPISLDNNKPLVVIIEDNELIWNGWKTKMHDANILFFRNPDEFFFYLDEEKIHERTILSSIKAIISDFDFGNGINFINSNLIGGIENEEENFNGYFILCTGFNEKIKKEIPNWMLEKIDLFFQKRPLEYQEIKTMIKQSKSTKNYQLNF
- a CDS encoding FAD-dependent oxidoreductase; translated protein: MSSITVVGSGIIGLSVAEFLSKNNSFKNIQIISEDHQYSGSKAAAANLATKGQLYGRDKHFQYKINSKKIYSNWIESLIKEINLKIQLEDVYKCGYGIDYFTTVENRDKHFNRVMQNTEELIKRNITELSIIKLGENKIQYKDESWVNAKLLLNILNKVLILRGVNFIKDKFDYSTINKILTHGTKNTIIFCTGAWTKSLLTNLGFQLPKKMQQKERLTFGTTFFGQNIFENFNNDFVLQEIVSENLKNKVTFSGNSNCHYLSSSSIKINDINFVDEEFLKNKNEEILNLSKVSISNSPVLKNDSIINKMQGYRVGYGHEELVVEKIYSNDQNLNIFVCAGAHKSGYLFAPVVGSILQNLQLDLVKF